Below is a genomic region from Pseudomonas svalbardensis.
GACTTCCAGCGCAGCGCCGACACCCACCTGATTCCCTTGCCGCTGCCGGGTTTTCCGGGCATCGAGTTGTATTTCAAGGATGAGTCCAGCCATCCCACCGGCAGCCTGAAGCACCGTTTGGCGCGCTCGCTGTTTCTGTATGCGCTGTGTAACGGCTGGCTCAAGCCCGGGGCGCCGGTGATTGAAGCGTCCAGCGGTTCGACGGCGATTTCCGAGGCGTACTTCGCCAGTTTGCTGGGCTTGCCGTTTATTGCGGTGATGCCGGCGACCACCTCCAAAGAGAAGATCGCGCAGATCGCCTTCTACGGCGGCAAGAGTCATTTGGTCGATGATCCGACGCAGATCTACGCCGAATCCGAACGCCTGGCTCGCGAACACGATGGGCATTTCATCGACCAGTTCACCTATGCCGAGCGCGCTACCGACTGGCGGGCGAACAACAACATCGCCGAGTCGATCTTCCAGCAAATGCGCTTCGAACTGCACCCCGAGCCGAGCTGGCTGATCTCCAGCCCCGGCACCGGCGGCACCACCGCGACGCTGGGCCGTTACGTACGTTACCGCCAGCATTGCACCCGCGTGCTCTGCGCCGATGCCGAGCGTTCGGTGTTCTTCGATTACTACCAGACCGGCGACGCCAGTCTGCGCCTGGATTGCGGTTCGCGGATTGAAGGCATTGGCCGGCCTCGGGTAGAAGCGTCGTTCCTGCCAAAAGTGATCGATGCGATGGTCAAGGTTCCAGACGCGTTGTCGCTGGCGGCCATGCATTACCTGGCGCAGCGTTTGGGACGTCGGGTGGGCGGGTCGAGCGGGACCAACCTGATCGGCGCGTTGATGGCGGCCCAGCAGATGGCGGCGGCGGGGGAGTCGGGGTCGATCGTGGCGATTTTGTGTGATGGCGGCGAGCGCTATGCGACCACCTATTACGATCAGGCTTGGCTCAAGGCCCAAGGGTATGAGTTGAGCGGTTTGATGGATGCCGTGGCGGGGAGTGTCGAGCGCGGCGAGCCGCTTCCAGCCACCGTGCTGCGCGCCAATATCTGAGATTGTTCAAGCACTGAAACCAATGTGGGAGCGAGCTTGCTCGCGATAGCGGTAGATCAGTCAACACATGTGTTGAGTGTAATTCCGTCATCGCGAGCAAGCTCGCTCCCACAGGGTTTTGCATTTATTCCAGGTAATGCAGGTCAGGCCTTGAGGCCAAGGATGTCGCGGGCAACCGCTTCAGCAATCCGAATCCCATCGACACCCGCCGACAGAATCCCGCCCGCATAACCCGCGCCTTCACCCGCCGGGAACAAGCCTTTCACGTTCAGGCTCTGCATCGACTCGTCACGGGTAATCCGCAGCGGCGACGACGTACGCGTCTCGATCCCGGTCAACACGGCGTCGTGCAGCGAGTAACCGCGAATCTGCTTCTCGAACGCTGGCAAGGCTTCGCGAATGGCTTCAATGGCGAACGCCGGCAAGGCCAACGCCAAATCACCCAAGGCAACCCCCGGTTTGTAGGACGGTTCTACGCTGCCCAACTCGGTGGACGGCTTGCCGGCAATGAAGTCACCGACCAGTTGCGCCGGCGCTTCGTAGTTGCTGCCGCCCAGCACAAAGGCGTGGGATTCCAGGCGTTCCTGCAACTCGATACCCGCCAGCGGGCCGCCCGGATAATCGACTTCCGGGGTGATCCCGACGACGATCCCGGAGTTGGCGTTGCGCTCGTTACGCGAGTACTGGCTCATGCCGTTGGTGACCACGCGACCCGGCTCGGAGGTCGCCGCCACCACGGTGCCGCCCGGGCACATGCAGAAGCTGTAGACCGAACGTCCGTTGCTGGCGTGGTGCACCAGTTTGTAGTCGGCAGCCCCGAGTTTCGGGTGGCCGGCGTACTTGCCCAGACGCGCGCGGTCGATCAGCGATTGCGGGTGTTCGATGCGGAAACCCACCGAAAACGGCTTGGCTTCCATGAACACGCCACGGCCGTGGAGCATGCGGAAGGTGTCCCGGGCGCTGTGACCGAGGGCCAGAATCACGTGTTTCGAATGGATCTGCTCGCCGCCATCGAGCTCGACGCCGACCAGTTGGCCGTCCTCGATCAACACATCGGTCACCCGCTGCTGGAAGCGCACTTCGCCACCCAACGCGCGAATCTGCTCACGCATGTTTTCCACAACACCGGTCAGACGGAACGTACCGATGTGCGGTTTGCTGACGTAGAGGATTTCTTCCGGCGCACCGGCCTTGACGAACTCATGCAGGACTTTGCGACCGATGAACTTCGGGTCCTTGATCTGGCTGTAGAGCTTGCCGTCGGAGAATGTCCCCGCGCCACCTTCACCGAACTGCACGTTGGATTCCGGGTTAAGCACGCTTTTACGCCACAGACCCCAAGTGTCCTTGGTGCGCTGACGCACTTCGGTGCCGCGCTCGAGGATAATCGGCTTGAAGCCCATTTGCGCCAGCAGCAGCCCGGCGAAAATCCCGCACGGACCGAAGCCCACGACGACAGGACGTTGCTCAAGATCAGCCGGCGCCTGGCCGACCGCTTTGTAGCTGACATCGGGCGCCACGTTGACGTTACGGTCATCGGCGAACGTGTGCAGCACCGTCGCCTCATCGCGAACGTTGAGGTCGATGGTGTAGATGAAGCACAGTTCGGAGGACTTTTTGCGCGCATCGTAGCTGCGCTTGAACAAGGTGAAATCGAGCAGGTCATCACTGGTGATGCCCAGGCGCTGCACGATGGCAGGGCGCAGGTCTTCTTCGGGATGGTCGATCGGCAGCTTGAGTTCGGTGATTCGTAACATGACAGGATCCGGTTCGCGGGGCGCACAACTGCGCCAAGGCGTTTGAAGCCCGCGATTATAAGCCTCAAAGAATGATTCCCGTGAGGCTAAAACGATCAGTCGTTACGCGATTCGCCGAAATACCCGCAGCCACGCTGAACCTGGCCGTCGACGCGCAGTTCGGCGCTCATGTGCTGGACACTGCCGGTGGTGCTGTCGACGCAACGTTGTGGCGCGACCCATAGTTCAATGTGCTGGTTATTGGCTTCGGTGCTGAGGTTGAAGCGGCCATCGCCCAGTTGCTCTTCAACGTAGGGCACGGCCAATGGCGGCTGACCGGCGCGCTCGATGACCATGCCTTTGCCGCTGACTTTCACGCTCCACTCAGGCCCATGGCCGGCGGCGCGCAGAATCAGCACTTTGAAGTTCGGATCGTTGCACGCGGTGCCCGAGCGCTCGACGCGGTACAGCTGCGCAAGATCGAGGCGGCTGTCGGCACCACTGGCAACGATCCGGCCACGCACGTCGGCAAACAGTTTGCCCTGGGCATCGGCCAGGGTCGCGGCCTCTTGCAGGACGCTGGTGCCGCCGGTGTCGTTGACCACATAACTGCGCTGTTCATTGCACGGCTGGAACAACAGTTTGCCGTCGGCCGCCGTCAACTGGCCCTGCATGCGGGTCTGGCCCACGTGGGAGGCACTTTCACGCGGGCCATCGAAAAACTGGCATGCGGCAAACAGCGGAAGCAGGGCAACAAGGACTAAGGAACGGGCAACACGCATCTTTGAGTCTCCAGACAAGTGCCGCCACGTTACTCAGCCTGACCGTTCATCACAAGGGTTTAGCCCACGTGAAAGGTCTGACCTGTTTGCAGGCCTTCCACGCTTTTGGCGTAGGCCAATGCCACATCCGCTGCCGGAACCGGTTTGTAGCCGCGGAAATACGGCGCGTAGCTGCCCATGGCTTCGACCAGTACGTTCGGGCTCACTGAGTTGACGCGCAGGCCGCGAGGCAGTTCGATGGCGGCGGCGCGGACGAAGCTGTCCAGAGCACCATTGACCAGTGCTGCCGAAGCGCCGCTGCGAATTGGGTCGTGGCTGAGCACACCAGTGGTGAAGGTGAACGAGGCGCCGTCATTGGCGAACTCGCGACCGATCAGCAGCAGATTGACCTGGCCCATCAACTTGTCTTTCAAGCCCAGGGCAAAACTGTCTTCGGTCATTTCGCTCAAGGGGGCAAAGGTCACGTTGCCAGCGGCGCAGACCAGTGCATCGAACTTGCCGGTTTTCTCGAACAGCTTGCGAATCGAAGCGCTGTCGCTGATATCCACATGGTAATCACCGCTGTTGCGGCCGATACGGATGATTTCGTGACGCTCGGACAGCTCCTTGTCGACCGCCGAACCGATGGTGCCGCCTGCGCCTATCAAAAGAATTTTCATGCTGCTGATTCTCGAGTGGGTTGAAAGAGGCTTAAGTCTAGAGTGGTTTTTTCCATTGATAAGCGCGCTAATAGGCAACCTTTGGTTTTCAAATGGAAACAATCCATGAGCGAAATGGATGATCTGGCAGCGTTTGCGGTGTTGATCGAAGCGGGGAGTTTTACCTTGGCGGCGCAGCAATTGGGGTGCAGCAAGGGGCAGTTATCCAAGCGCATCAGCCAACTGGAATCGCGGTTTTCAGTGGTGCTGCTGCAACGCACCACCCGCCGTTTGAGCCTGACCGCCGCGGGTGCGGCGCTGTTGCCGCAAGCCCAGGCGCTCGTAGTCCAGGTCGAGAGGGCACGTCAGGCATTGGCGCGGTTGAAGGATGACATTGCCGGGCCGGTGCGTATGACGGTTCCGGTATCGCTGGGGGAAACCTTCTTCGATGGCTTGTTGCTGGAGTTCTCTGGCAAATATCCCGAGGTGCAGATCGAGCTGGACCTGAGCAACAACTACCGTGATTTGTCCCGCGACGGGTTTGATCTCGCGGTTCGCTCCGAGGTGGGCAATGACGAGCGCCTGGTGGCCCGACCGCTATTAGCCTGGCACGAAATGACCTGCGCGAGCCCGGCTTACCTTGAGCAGTACGGCGAACCGTTGACGCCTCAAGCACTCGCTGAACACCGCTGTCTGCTCAACAGTCATTTCAGCGGTCGCGAAGAGTGGACCTATCACCAGCAACACGAATTGTTGCGGGTTCGCGTGTCGGGACCGTTCGCCAGCAACCATTACAGCCTGCTGAAAAAAGCGGCACTGGCCGGTGCCGGCATTGCGCGGTTGCCGTCCTACCTGCTGCAAGCGGAATTGGCTGACGGCCGTTTGCTCTGGCTCCTGCGTGGCTATCAGACGCGCAGAATGCCGATGTACCTGGTTCACCCGTATCAGGGCGGTTTGCCGAAGCGCACGCAGGTATTGGCGGATTACCTGATTGGCTGGTTCAAGCGCAGCGGTGAAGCGCTGGATCGGCTCCAGCACACCACATAGATCCCTGTGGGAGCGAGCCTGCTCGCGAAAGCGGCAGGGCAGACAACATTTCTGTTGAATGTGAAATTGCATTCGCGAGCAGGCTCGCTCCCACAGGGTGATCTTCGTGGTCAGGCTTCTTGTGGGGCGATTTGATCCAGCGCCCGATTCACCGCCAGCTCGCCCAGCATGATGCTTTGCTGGATACCGAGCAGCAAGACGTTGTAGCTTGCAGGAAGTAACACGGACACTGATTAAACACGCTCTCCAAAACACCCAATATCCCCTGTGCGAGCTTGCTCGCGATGACGGAGGGTCAGTCGGAATCAATGTTGACTGTCACACCGCTATCGCGAGCAAGCTCGCTCCCACAGGGATCTTCATCGTTGCCGAGTTTGTGTGAGGCACAAAAAAAACGGCCCGAAGGCCGTTTTTTGTTTACCGCAAAGACTCAACCACCCAAGTACGCTTCACGTACTTTCGGATCAGTCAGCAACGCTTCCCCAGTGCCTGTCATCACCACCCGGCCGTTCTCCAGAACGTACGCGCGGTCAGCGATTTTCAGCGCCTGGTTGGCGTTCTGCTCCACCAGGAACACCGTCACACCGTCCTTGCGCAGCTGTTCGATGATGTCGAAGATCTGCTGGATGATGATCGGTGCCAGGCCCAACGAAGGTTCGTCGAGCAGCAGCAGCTTGGGTTTGCTCATCAGCGCACGGCCGATGGCGAGCATTTGCTGTTCGCCGCCGGACATGGTGCCGCCGCGTTGGGCGAAGCGTTCTTTCAGGCGTGGGAAAAGTCCGAGAACCTTGTCCATCTGTTCCTGATAATCGCCCTTATCGGTGAAGAAACCGCCCATGGCGAGGTTTTCTTCCACGGTCAGACGGGCAAACACTCGACGACCTTCCGGAACCACGGCGATGCTCTTGCGCATGATCTGCGCCGAGGTCTGCCCCACGAGCTCTTCACCCATGTACTTGATGCTGCCGCTGTGGGCTTGCGGCGAACCGCAAAGCGTCATCAGCAAGGTGGATTTGCCCGCGCCGTTGGCACCGATCAGGGTGACGATTTCGCCCTGACGGATTTCCACGTTGACGCTGTGCAGGGCCTGGATCTTGCCGTAGAAGGTGGAAACGTTTTCGAATTGCAGCATTTACGCTTCCCCCAGGTAGGCTTTGATCACTTCGGGATTGTCGCGGATCTGTTCCGGCGTGCCGTTAGCCAGAGGCGTGCCCTGGTTGATCACGACGATGTGGTCGGAAATGCTCATGACCAGTTTCATGTCGTGTTCGATCAGCAGCACGGTGACATTGTGCTCTTCACGCAGCATGCTGATCAGCGCCTTCAGGTCTTCGGTTTCCTTCGGGTTCAGGCCGGCGGCCGGTTCGTCGAGCATGAGGATCCGCGGACGGGTCATCATGCAGCGAGCGATTTCCAGACGACGTTGCTGACCGTAGGCCAGGGTGCCGGCCGGACGGTTGGCGAACGCCTTGAGGTTGACCTTTTCCAGCCAGAACTCGGCGAACTCCATGGCCTCGCGTTCGCTCTTGCGGAACCCCGGGGTCTTGAACAGGCCCGCCAGGAAGTTGGTGTTCAGATGACGGTGCTGGGCGATCAAGAGGTTCTCGACCGCCGTCATGTCCTTGAACAGCCGCACGTTCTGGAAGGTGCGCACCACGCCTTTGAGGGCAATCTTGTGGCCGGGCAGGCCTTCGATCGGCTCGCCGTCCAGCAGGATGCTGCCGCCACTCGGCTGGTAGAAACCGGTCAGGCAGTTGAACACGGTGGTCTTGCCGGCGCCGTTGGGGCCGATCAGTGCCACGACCTGTTTTTCCTTCACGCTCAGGGCTACGCCGTTGACCGCCAGCAAGCCGCCGAAGCGCATGCTCAGATTTTCGACTTTAAGGATCTCGCGGCTCATTTGCGCAGCTCCATGTGAGGACGTTGCATGGGCAGCAGTCCTTGAGGACGCCAGATCATCATCAGCACCATCAAGGCGCCGAACATCAACATGCGGTATTCACTGAACTCACGCATCATTTCTGGCAACAGGATCATCACCGTGGCGGCGAGTACGACGCCCAGTTGCGAGCCCATGCCACCCAGCACCACGATGGCGAGGATGGTCGCCGATTCGATGAAGGTGAAGGACTCCGGTGTCACCAGACCTTGGCGCGCGGCGAAGAAGCTACCGGCGAAACCGGCGAACGCAGCACCGAGGGTGAAGGCCGACAGCTTGATGACCGTAGGATTGAGCCCCAGCGCACGGCAGGCGATTTCGTCTTCACGCAGTGCTTCCCAGGCACGGCCCAGCGGCATGCGCAGCAAGCGGTTGATGACGAACAGGGCGAACAGCGACAACAACACCGCGATCAGGTAAAGGAAGATCACCTTGTTGATCGAGTTGTATGCCAGGCCGAAGTACTCGTGGAACGTCTGCAGTCCCTCTGCGGCCGTTTTATCGAAGGTCAGTCCGAAAAGCGTTGGCTTGGGAATGTTGCTGATGCCGTTCGGGCCACCGGTGATGTCGGTCAGGTTACGCAGGAACAGACGAATGATTTCACCGAAGCCCAGCGTCACGATCGCCAGATAGTCACCGCGCAGACGCAGGACCGGGAAGCCGAGCAGGAAGCCGAAGGTGGCCGCCATCATCCCGGCGATTGGCAGGCAGATCCAGAAGCTCAGACCGTAGTAGTGCGACAGCAGCGCATAACTGTAGGCGCCGACGGCATAGAAGCCGACGTAACCGAGGTCGAGCAGACCAGCCAGACCGACCACGATGTTCAGGCCCAGGCCGAGCATCACGTAGATCAGCACCAGCGTGGCGATATCCACCGCACCGCGGGAACCGAAGAACGGCCAGACCAGCGCACCGATGATCAACGCGATGATGATCCAGCGCTGAGTGGTCGGCAGGGTCAGGAACGTACTGGCCTTGGCCGGCATCACTGGCAGGTTCGGCGAGGATTTCCAGGCCGAGCTGATCTGCTGATCGAACAACACCCGCAGGAACATCAGCACCGAGCACACGGCGATGGTGATCAGGGTGGCGTCGCTGGTGCCATGGACTTCGAGGTTGATGCCGACGATGGTCAGTTTCAGACCAAGCACCGGGTAGGCAACGGCCCACACCAGCAAGGCGCTGAACAACGCCTGTTTAAGATTCCTAGTCATACTTTTTCAACCTCCGGACGGCCCAACAGGCCGGTTGGCCGGAACAACAACACCAGAACCAATAAGCCGAACGCCACGACGTCCTTGTACTGGTCGCCGAAAATATCGGCACCAAAGGCTTCCGCCACCCCAAGCACGATCCCGCCGAGCATGGCTCCGGGGATGCTGCCGATACCGCCCAGTACTGCTGCAGTGAAGGCTTTGAGGCCGACCAGGAAACCGGCGTTGGGGTTGATCACGCCGTATTGCATGCTCAGCAACACAGCCGCAATCGCTGCCAGTGCGGCACCGATGACGAAGGTCAGGGCGATGATGTTGTTGGTGTTGATACCCAAGAGGTTGGCCATCTTGATGTCTTCGGCACAGGCACGGCAGGCGCGACCCAGGCGAGAGCGGGAAATGAACAGCGTCAGGCCGAGCATGGCGACAAAGGTCACCACGAACACCACGATTTGCATGTAGGAAATCAGCACTTCATGTGCGCCACCTGGCCCGATGGAGAAGTTGCCGGGGATCAGGTTGGGGATGGATTTGTCCTTGGAGTCTTGCGCCAGCAGAACCGTGTTCTGCAGGAAGATCGACATGCCGATGGCGGAAATCAGCGGGATCAGACGGTTGCTGCCGCGCAGAGGGCGGTAGGCGATCCGTTCGATGCTGTAACCGTAGGCACTGGTCACGACAATGGTCGCGAGAAAAGCGGCGGTCATCAACAGCGGAACACTGTCGAGTCCCATCATGGACAGGCCCGCAATGGCGATGAACGCCACGTAAGAGCCAATCATGTACACCTCGCCGTGGGCGAAGTTGATCATTCCAATGATGCCGTAAACCATCGTATAGCCGATGGCGATCAGGGCATACGTGCTGCCAATGGTCAGACCATTAACCAGCTGTTGGAAAAAGTGATAGATGTCAGGCATTACAGCGCTCCTAAAAACCTGATACGCATTTCACTGGTGGAGTCATTTTCCCGCTCGAGCCCCGTGGATCTGCATCCACTTCGAACGCGAGGTTTGCCAGCGAACCGCTGATGACGGTTTTGAGATTTTCAGGTGGGGAGACTGGCGGATCACGCCAGTGCGGCCCAATACATTCGTAAAACAAAGCCCACGGCACGCCGTGGGCTTTATTGGCAGTCAGTTTGGCCGCGCCTTACTGAGGTTTTGCTTCAGTTTTAGGTTTGCCGAAGTGCCACTCGTAAACCACAAATTTGAAGTCTTTCAAGTCGCCCTTGGCGTCGAAGCTCAGGTCGCCAGTCGGAGTCTTGAAGGTGCCTGCGTGGATAGCTTCAGCCACTTTGGCAGTGTCTTCGCTCTTGGCAGCCTTGATACCGTCAGCGATGACGGTCACAGCCGAGTAGGCCGGGAACACGAACGGACCGCTCGGGTCTTCTTTCTTGGCTTTGAACGCGTCAGCCAGGGCGACGTTGGCCGGATCCTGGTCGAAGGATTTCGGCAGGGTTACCAGCAGACCTTCGGAAGCGTCCTTGGCGATCTGCGAAATGGAGTCGTTACCCACGCCTTCCGGACCCATGAACTTGGCTTTCAGGCCTTTTTCCTGGGCTTGACGCAGGATCAGGCCCAGCTCCGGGTGGTAGCCGCCGTAGTAGACGAAGTCGACGTTGGCTTGCTTGAGTTTGGCGATCATCGAAGAGAAGTCTTTGTCGCCGGCGTTGATGCCTTCGAACACGGCAACCTTGACGTTTTTGCCTTCCAGGGTTTTCTTCACAGCGGTGGCGATGCCTTCACCGTATTGCTGTTTGTCGTGCAGAACAGCAACGATCTTCGGTTTTACGAAGTCGGCAATGTAGTTACCGGCGGCAGGGCCTTGGGCGCTGTCCAGACCGATGGTGCGGAACACCATTTTGTAACCACGGGAAGTGATGTCCGGGCTGGTGGCAGCCGGGGTGATCATGATCACGCCTTCGTCTTCGTAAATGTCCGAAGCCGGTTGAGTGGAGCTGGAGCACAGGTGACCGACCACGAACTTGACGCCGTCGTTGACGACTTTGTTCGCGACCGCTACCGCTTGTTTTGGATCACAGGCGTCATCGTATTCAACGGCTTCGAGTTTCTTGCCGTCTACGCCGCCTTTGGCGTTGATCTGTTCGATGGCCATTTTGGCGCCACTGAACTGCATGTCGCCGTATTGGGCTACAGGGCCGGTTTTAGGGCCGGCGATGCCGATCTTGATGGTGTCAGCTGCGAACGAATGGCTGGCAACCCCGGCCAGAACCATAGCGGCAAACAGTTTGGAAATCTGCTTAGTAGCCTTAGTCATAGTGCTCCACTCTTACTGTTGTAGTTTTTATAGTCCTGGCGCCGTAGCAGCAGAACCGGGTCAGATATCTTCGATATCCTCCGGAAAATGCCCCCGGCAACTGTACCGGTACAGTGTAGAGCGCCAATTGTTAGCCTGGGAAGCTGGCGCCAGGGGGCAAAATCAGAGGGTGTCGCTTTTTTGAAAGAAAAAGACAGAATGGCGGCGGGGGTTATAGCTGAAATATCAGCAATCCTTGGCTTTCCTGCTGTTTTCAATCAGTAACTCAATTGCATCCGGGTTTTTCTGCCAGACCACCAACGTTATGATTACGTCGATTTCTTTTCCGGACAGGACCCATGACTCAAGAACCTAGCACCCTCTATGCCAAGCTGCTTGGTGAAACCGCATCTATTACCTGGAAGGAGCTTGAGCCGTTCTTCGCTAGGGGTGCCCTATTGTGGGTCGATCCCGGTCTGGATCTGATTGCTGCAGCGGAGGCAGTCGCGACCGACGAAGGCGAGAAAGTGGCTGCCTGGCTGGCCGCCGACAAGGTCGCCAAGCTGTCTGAAACGCGGGCGCTGGATCTTTTTGAACGCGATCCGGAGCTGTGGGCAGTGGTCGTTTCGCCGTGGATTCTGATCCAGGAAAGGGCGACGAGCTGAAGTAGCGCACTCTATTGGTGCGTGACTTTGTTGGACGAAAGTGTGTAGCCGAGTAGCGTGATGGCATGTTGCCGTAGAGAAAGGCCACAGGCGGGCCAGCATCACGGTGACGTAAACGTAACGGGAACAGTTTATCGAGCAGCCTAAGGGCTACTTAATTGTTTCTGAATGTTGGGATTTGTGGTGAATTTTATGCCGCCATCGCGAGCAGGCTCGCTCCCACAATGTGATCGCATTCCTCCTGAAAGAACGCGGTCCCCTGTGGGAGCGAGCCTGCTCGCGATTGGGCGCGCCGCTAATTAAGCCGTCTTGCCCGTATGGTTATTCAAAGAAATAACCTTGGTCTTGCCAATCCGGTGGCGATAAATCTCGCGCAAGTACTTGATCGCCTTCTTCACGCAGTCCCGGGACAGACGAATGTCATTGATCGAGACGAACTTGTCTTTGTCGTTGATCAGTTCGCGGTACTTCTTCTCGTACATCGGTTTGATCGCGTACCAGTTGGTGTCGAGGATCTTCGCCGGGTTCTCGAATTCATTCAGCAACTCGTCGATCCGGTCTTCGTCGAAATCTTCATTAATGATGAAATCCAGAATCGAGTTATCCAGGGTTTCATCAAAGCGGTACGGGTTTTTCGCGAAGCAACGCTTGATGAAGGCCACGATC
It encodes:
- a CDS encoding PLP-dependent cysteine synthase family protein; this encodes MSDNRQWAREAIRIIEADFQRSADTHLIPLPLPGFPGIELYFKDESSHPTGSLKHRLARSLFLYALCNGWLKPGAPVIEASSGSTAISEAYFASLLGLPFIAVMPATTSKEKIAQIAFYGGKSHLVDDPTQIYAESERLAREHDGHFIDQFTYAERATDWRANNNIAESIFQQMRFELHPEPSWLISSPGTGGTTATLGRYVRYRQHCTRVLCADAERSVFFDYYQTGDASLRLDCGSRIEGIGRPRVEASFLPKVIDAMVKVPDALSLAAMHYLAQRLGRRVGGSSGTNLIGALMAAQQMAAAGESGSIVAILCDGGERYATTYYDQAWLKAQGYELSGLMDAVAGSVERGEPLPATVLRANI
- a CDS encoding NAD(P)/FAD-dependent oxidoreductase; the protein is MLRITELKLPIDHPEEDLRPAIVQRLGITSDDLLDFTLFKRSYDARKKSSELCFIYTIDLNVRDEATVLHTFADDRNVNVAPDVSYKAVGQAPADLEQRPVVVGFGPCGIFAGLLLAQMGFKPIILERGTEVRQRTKDTWGLWRKSVLNPESNVQFGEGGAGTFSDGKLYSQIKDPKFIGRKVLHEFVKAGAPEEILYVSKPHIGTFRLTGVVENMREQIRALGGEVRFQQRVTDVLIEDGQLVGVELDGGEQIHSKHVILALGHSARDTFRMLHGRGVFMEAKPFSVGFRIEHPQSLIDRARLGKYAGHPKLGAADYKLVHHASNGRSVYSFCMCPGGTVVAATSEPGRVVTNGMSQYSRNERNANSGIVVGITPEVDYPGGPLAGIELQERLESHAFVLGGSNYEAPAQLVGDFIAGKPSTELGSVEPSYKPGVALGDLALALPAFAIEAIREALPAFEKQIRGYSLHDAVLTGIETRTSSPLRITRDESMQSLNVKGLFPAGEGAGYAGGILSAGVDGIRIAEAVARDILGLKA
- a CDS encoding COG3650 family protein → MRVARSLVLVALLPLFAACQFFDGPRESASHVGQTRMQGQLTAADGKLLFQPCNEQRSYVVNDTGGTSVLQEAATLADAQGKLFADVRGRIVASGADSRLDLAQLYRVERSGTACNDPNFKVLILRAAGHGPEWSVKVSGKGMVIERAGQPPLAVPYVEEQLGDGRFNLSTEANNQHIELWVAPQRCVDSTTGSVQHMSAELRVDGQVQRGCGYFGESRND
- a CDS encoding short chain dehydrogenase, with amino-acid sequence MKILLIGAGGTIGSAVDKELSERHEIIRIGRNSGDYHVDISDSASIRKLFEKTGKFDALVCAAGNVTFAPLSEMTEDSFALGLKDKLMGQVNLLLIGREFANDGASFTFTTGVLSHDPIRSGASAALVNGALDSFVRAAAIELPRGLRVNSVSPNVLVEAMGSYAPYFRGYKPVPAADVALAYAKSVEGLQTGQTFHVG
- a CDS encoding LysR family transcriptional regulator, with translation MSEMDDLAAFAVLIEAGSFTLAAQQLGCSKGQLSKRISQLESRFSVVLLQRTTRRLSLTAAGAALLPQAQALVVQVERARQALARLKDDIAGPVRMTVPVSLGETFFDGLLLEFSGKYPEVQIELDLSNNYRDLSRDGFDLAVRSEVGNDERLVARPLLAWHEMTCASPAYLEQYGEPLTPQALAEHRCLLNSHFSGREEWTYHQQHELLRVRVSGPFASNHYSLLKKAALAGAGIARLPSYLLQAELADGRLLWLLRGYQTRRMPMYLVHPYQGGLPKRTQVLADYLIGWFKRSGEALDRLQHTT
- a CDS encoding ABC transporter ATP-binding protein, whose amino-acid sequence is MLQFENVSTFYGKIQALHSVNVEIRQGEIVTLIGANGAGKSTLLMTLCGSPQAHSGSIKYMGEELVGQTSAQIMRKSIAVVPEGRRVFARLTVEENLAMGGFFTDKGDYQEQMDKVLGLFPRLKERFAQRGGTMSGGEQQMLAIGRALMSKPKLLLLDEPSLGLAPIIIQQIFDIIEQLRKDGVTVFLVEQNANQALKIADRAYVLENGRVVMTGTGEALLTDPKVREAYLGG
- the livG gene encoding high-affinity branched-chain amino acid ABC transporter ATP-binding protein LivG, whose amino-acid sequence is MSREILKVENLSMRFGGLLAVNGVALSVKEKQVVALIGPNGAGKTTVFNCLTGFYQPSGGSILLDGEPIEGLPGHKIALKGVVRTFQNVRLFKDMTAVENLLIAQHRHLNTNFLAGLFKTPGFRKSEREAMEFAEFWLEKVNLKAFANRPAGTLAYGQQRRLEIARCMMTRPRILMLDEPAAGLNPKETEDLKALISMLREEHNVTVLLIEHDMKLVMSISDHIVVINQGTPLANGTPEQIRDNPEVIKAYLGEA
- a CDS encoding high-affinity branched-chain amino acid ABC transporter permease LivM yields the protein MTRNLKQALFSALLVWAVAYPVLGLKLTIVGINLEVHGTSDATLITIAVCSVLMFLRVLFDQQISSAWKSSPNLPVMPAKASTFLTLPTTQRWIIIALIIGALVWPFFGSRGAVDIATLVLIYVMLGLGLNIVVGLAGLLDLGYVGFYAVGAYSYALLSHYYGLSFWICLPIAGMMAATFGFLLGFPVLRLRGDYLAIVTLGFGEIIRLFLRNLTDITGGPNGISNIPKPTLFGLTFDKTAAEGLQTFHEYFGLAYNSINKVIFLYLIAVLLSLFALFVINRLLRMPLGRAWEALREDEIACRALGLNPTVIKLSAFTLGAAFAGFAGSFFAARQGLVTPESFTFIESATILAIVVLGGMGSQLGVVLAATVMILLPEMMREFSEYRMLMFGALMVLMMIWRPQGLLPMQRPHMELRK
- the livH gene encoding high-affinity branched-chain amino acid ABC transporter permease LivH is translated as MPDIYHFFQQLVNGLTIGSTYALIAIGYTMVYGIIGMINFAHGEVYMIGSYVAFIAIAGLSMMGLDSVPLLMTAAFLATIVVTSAYGYSIERIAYRPLRGSNRLIPLISAIGMSIFLQNTVLLAQDSKDKSIPNLIPGNFSIGPGGAHEVLISYMQIVVFVVTFVAMLGLTLFISRSRLGRACRACAEDIKMANLLGINTNNIIALTFVIGAALAAIAAVLLSMQYGVINPNAGFLVGLKAFTAAVLGGIGSIPGAMLGGIVLGVAEAFGADIFGDQYKDVVAFGLLVLVLLFRPTGLLGRPEVEKV
- a CDS encoding branched-chain amino acid ABC transporter substrate-binding protein, whose translation is MTKATKQISKLFAAMVLAGVASHSFAADTIKIGIAGPKTGPVAQYGDMQFSGAKMAIEQINAKGGVDGKKLEAVEYDDACDPKQAVAVANKVVNDGVKFVVGHLCSSSTQPASDIYEDEGVIMITPAATSPDITSRGYKMVFRTIGLDSAQGPAAGNYIADFVKPKIVAVLHDKQQYGEGIATAVKKTLEGKNVKVAVFEGINAGDKDFSSMIAKLKQANVDFVYYGGYHPELGLILRQAQEKGLKAKFMGPEGVGNDSISQIAKDASEGLLVTLPKSFDQDPANVALADAFKAKKEDPSGPFVFPAYSAVTVIADGIKAAKSEDTAKVAEAIHAGTFKTPTGDLSFDAKGDLKDFKFVVYEWHFGKPKTEAKPQ